The following coding sequences are from one Lipingzhangella halophila window:
- a CDS encoding serine hydrolase: protein MSRRNAFAVAGGAAASMLVPAKAQAEETFPVLRPGRPGEAGLDHAALDDLDEVIESRMGPDPDAAFPGAVLLVARHGIIAKHTAYGHAQTYRADVPLGQPRPMRPGTLFDVASCTKIIATTASVMALVDDGTVSLDVPAARWIPEVPDAVTVRRLLTHTAGLWEWQPTYLWAATGSDAVSYVTGLPLRYGVGDGRHYSDLGFMLLGEIVRRASGRSLPDHAHREVHRPLGMESTKFRPRRRGGVAATSLGNQTERQMIETGDPYPILGDRGVEDFDGWREHTLVGEVNDGNSAYAFNGEAGHAGLFATAHDIAVFAQTIANGGGYGHQRVFAGSTVDEFTSDAFHSGQGLGFWTHRFDDVPGLGGGGVGHSGFTGAEFAVDRGDGLVVVLLTNRLHPQLPAASVEPTWRTVREGVGKALSRAK from the coding sequence TTGAGTCGCCGGAATGCCTTCGCCGTCGCGGGCGGCGCGGCAGCGAGCATGCTCGTTCCCGCGAAAGCGCAGGCGGAGGAGACCTTCCCGGTCCTGCGCCCCGGCCGCCCCGGTGAGGCGGGCCTGGACCACGCCGCCCTCGACGACCTCGACGAGGTGATCGAGTCCCGGATGGGGCCGGACCCGGACGCGGCGTTCCCCGGTGCCGTGCTGCTTGTCGCCAGGCACGGCATCATCGCCAAACACACGGCCTACGGCCACGCACAGACCTACCGTGCCGACGTGCCACTGGGCCAGCCCCGTCCGATGCGGCCGGGAACCCTCTTCGACGTGGCGTCCTGCACGAAGATCATCGCCACGACGGCGTCGGTGATGGCGCTGGTGGACGACGGCACCGTGTCGCTGGACGTGCCCGCGGCACGCTGGATTCCGGAAGTGCCCGACGCCGTCACCGTGCGGAGGCTCCTCACCCACACCGCGGGCCTGTGGGAATGGCAGCCGACCTACCTGTGGGCGGCCACTGGCTCCGACGCCGTTTCCTACGTGACCGGGCTCCCGCTGCGCTACGGCGTCGGCGACGGCAGGCATTACTCGGACCTCGGTTTCATGCTCCTCGGGGAGATCGTGCGGCGGGCGAGCGGCCGGTCCCTGCCCGACCACGCTCATCGCGAAGTGCACCGTCCCCTCGGGATGGAGAGCACAAAGTTCCGGCCGCGGCGGCGCGGAGGGGTCGCGGCGACATCGCTCGGCAACCAGACCGAGCGGCAGATGATCGAAACGGGGGACCCGTACCCGATCCTCGGTGATCGCGGCGTCGAGGACTTCGACGGCTGGCGGGAGCACACCCTTGTGGGCGAGGTGAACGACGGGAACTCCGCCTACGCCTTCAACGGGGAGGCGGGCCACGCGGGGCTGTTCGCCACCGCGCACGATATCGCCGTGTTCGCGCAGACCATCGCCAATGGCGGGGGGTACGGGCACCAGCGGGTCTTCGCCGGGTCCACGGTCGACGAGTTCACCAGCGACGCGTTCCATTCCGGGCAGGGACTCGGATTCTGGACCCACCGCTTCGACGACGTTCCCGGACTCGGTGGCGGCGGTGTCGGGCACAGCGGCTTCACCGGCGCGGAGTTCGCCGTCGACCGAGGCGACGGGCTGGTCGTCGTGCTGCTCACCAACCGGCTGCACCCGCAACTGCCCGCGGCATCGGTGGAACCGACCTGGCGCACGGTGCGGGAAGGTGTCGGGAAGGCCCTCTCGCGGGCGAAGTGA
- a CDS encoding ABC transporter ATP-binding protein has translation MTRSPTATTLAATDLSLGYRAETIVDQVSVTLPTERVTVIVGPNGCGKSTLLRGLARLLTPRSGAVLLAGEDISRLPARSVARQLGLLPQQPVAPDGITAADLIARGRHPHQRWYRQFSDTDAEAVSSAMAATGVTELADRPLDELSGGQRQRVWIALTLAQNPDVLLLDEPTTYLDLAHQVDALELLTDVNTQSGRTIVLVLHDLNLASRYADHLIVMRDGGIAAQGPPSEVVTAETIEDVFSLPCVVISDPLTGTPLVLPRPRR, from the coding sequence ATGACGCGTTCTCCAACCGCGACCACGCTGGCCGCCACCGACCTCAGCCTCGGCTACCGAGCGGAGACCATCGTCGACCAGGTCTCGGTGACGCTGCCGACCGAGCGGGTCACAGTGATCGTCGGGCCGAACGGCTGCGGGAAGTCGACCCTGCTGCGGGGGCTCGCCCGGCTGCTCACGCCGCGCAGCGGTGCCGTGCTACTTGCGGGGGAGGACATCTCCCGACTGCCGGCCAGAAGCGTGGCGCGGCAGTTGGGGCTGCTCCCGCAGCAACCCGTCGCCCCGGACGGCATCACAGCGGCTGACCTCATCGCACGGGGACGCCACCCGCATCAACGATGGTACCGCCAGTTCAGCGACACCGATGCCGAAGCGGTCTCCTCGGCGATGGCCGCAACCGGGGTGACCGAGCTCGCCGACCGACCGCTCGACGAGCTCTCCGGAGGCCAACGACAGCGGGTATGGATCGCACTGACGCTCGCGCAGAACCCCGACGTGCTGCTCCTCGACGAGCCGACGACCTACTTGGACCTGGCGCACCAGGTAGACGCGCTTGAGCTGCTCACCGACGTGAACACCCAATCCGGTCGTACGATCGTGCTCGTGCTGCACGACCTGAACCTCGCCAGCCGCTACGCCGACCATCTCATCGTCATGCGGGACGGCGGGATCGCCGCGCAAGGACCACCTTCGGAAGTCGTCACTGCCGAGACCATAGAGGACGTGTTCTCCTTACCGTGCGTGGTGATCAGTGACCCGCTCACCGGGACGCCGCTCGTGCTTCCCCGGCCCCGCCGGTAA
- a CDS encoding SAM-dependent methyltransferase, whose amino-acid sequence MNEPPASPPAIDTTVVHSARVWNYWLGGKDNYAVDREVGARIAEQYPVIIEVARQDRAFLRRAIRYLAGEAGVRQFLDVGTGMPTHNSTHEVAQAVAPDASVVYVDYDPLVLAHATALLTSTPEGSTDYVHADLREPDTVLAHARERLDFTRPIALSLMGILGHIPDEHVYGIVARLVDGLPPGSYLAICEGSNTDPECNAAMDDYNQAAPLPYRVRSPEDIATFFTGLEMVEPGLVPCPQWHPDEIEVGQARETLTRCGIGRKPGAS is encoded by the coding sequence GTGAACGAACCCCCCGCCTCTCCCCCGGCGATCGACACCACCGTCGTGCACTCCGCGCGCGTGTGGAACTACTGGCTGGGCGGAAAGGACAACTACGCCGTCGACCGCGAGGTCGGTGCCCGGATCGCCGAGCAGTACCCCGTCATCATCGAGGTCGCCCGCCAGGACCGGGCGTTCTTGAGGCGCGCCATCCGCTATCTCGCCGGTGAGGCCGGCGTCCGGCAGTTCCTCGATGTCGGCACCGGCATGCCCACCCACAACAGCACCCACGAGGTCGCCCAGGCCGTCGCCCCGGACGCGAGCGTCGTCTACGTCGACTACGACCCGCTGGTGCTCGCGCATGCCACCGCATTGTTGACCAGCACCCCGGAAGGCTCCACCGACTACGTCCACGCCGACCTGCGCGAGCCCGACACGGTTCTCGCCCATGCCCGCGAGCGCCTGGACTTCACCCGCCCCATCGCGTTGAGCCTGATGGGCATCCTCGGGCACATTCCCGATGAGCACGTGTACGGGATCGTCGCCCGTCTGGTGGACGGCCTGCCCCCCGGGAGCTACCTCGCGATCTGCGAGGGGTCCAACACGGATCCGGAGTGCAACGCGGCCATGGACGACTACAACCAGGCGGCGCCACTCCCCTATCGCGTGCGCAGCCCCGAGGACATCGCGACCTTCTTCACCGGGTTGGAGATGGTCGAACCGGGGCTGGTGCCCTGCCCCCAGTGGCACCCCGACGAAATCGAGGTCGGCCAGGCACGCGAGACCCTCACCCGCTGCGGTATCGGACGCAAGCCCGGCGCTTCCTGA
- a CDS encoding FecCD family ABC transporter permease produces the protein MRSDIAGGGPRAGRRPRWILVRSARLPVSTRVRVRTLVLALVACGAALAMMMWSLTLGSQELGPAEVVRALVGAPAEPGHTFIVHSVRLPRTLTAALVGAVLAVSGAVLQALVRNPLASPDVIGVNSGAGLVVVFTIVTALPAALIPVGAFAGATATAFIVYALTWRSGVSGTRLVLVGIGVNAAASALTTLLIVRYPVDRVSLAVWWQAGTLSGAEWADVTVLLVGVAVLLPVVLWFVRHAAVLQFGDDAARALGVRAELARTALLVAAAGFAALAVAAAGPIGFVALISPHIARMLAGPVTGGVLLFAAGIGACMLSAADLVARHAFPVALPVGVLTAAVGAPYFLFLLARTDRGR, from the coding sequence ATGAGGAGTGACATCGCGGGCGGCGGACCACGTGCCGGACGGCGTCCCCGCTGGATCCTGGTGCGGTCGGCCCGGCTCCCGGTGAGCACGCGTGTACGGGTGCGAACACTGGTGTTGGCGCTCGTGGCGTGCGGGGCGGCGCTCGCCATGATGATGTGGTCGTTGACCCTGGGATCACAGGAGCTCGGTCCGGCCGAGGTTGTCCGGGCCCTGGTGGGAGCGCCTGCCGAACCCGGGCACACCTTCATCGTGCACTCGGTGCGCCTCCCGCGCACGCTCACCGCGGCACTCGTCGGCGCCGTGCTCGCGGTCTCCGGGGCGGTCCTCCAGGCACTGGTGCGCAACCCGCTGGCGTCTCCGGACGTCATCGGCGTGAACAGTGGAGCCGGGCTGGTCGTCGTCTTCACCATCGTCACGGCGCTGCCCGCTGCGCTGATTCCCGTGGGCGCGTTCGCCGGGGCGACGGCCACCGCGTTCATCGTCTATGCGCTGACCTGGCGATCCGGAGTGTCAGGCACGCGTCTCGTGCTCGTGGGGATCGGGGTCAACGCGGCCGCGAGCGCGCTCACGACGTTGCTCATCGTGCGTTACCCGGTTGACCGCGTCTCGCTGGCTGTGTGGTGGCAGGCTGGCACCCTGAGTGGTGCGGAGTGGGCCGATGTGACTGTGCTCCTGGTCGGCGTGGCGGTGCTGCTTCCGGTTGTCCTGTGGTTCGTGCGGCATGCGGCGGTCCTGCAGTTCGGTGACGACGCGGCGCGAGCGCTGGGGGTGCGCGCGGAACTGGCGCGCACCGCTTTGCTGGTCGCCGCCGCCGGATTCGCGGCCCTGGCCGTCGCCGCGGCCGGGCCGATCGGCTTCGTCGCCCTGATCAGCCCGCACATCGCGCGGATGCTCGCTGGTCCGGTCACTGGCGGCGTCCTACTGTTCGCCGCCGGCATCGGGGCGTGCATGCTGTCGGCGGCGGATCTGGTCGCGCGGCACGCGTTCCCCGTTGCGCTTCCCGTGGGGGTGCTCACGGCCGCGGTCGGGGCGCCCTATTTCCTGTTCCTGCTGGCCCGCACGGACCGTGGACGATGA
- a CDS encoding FecCD family ABC transporter permease — protein sequence MTRAPAGAVPRARVRGGPPPGRRRAAGLAGAGCALVLVCFASLWVGSVPIAPGTAFDAVFAFDGSEEHVIVRDMRLPRTVVGLGVGAALGVAGGLMQAIARNPLAEPGILGINAGAAFGIVSAVYLLGVVGPAGYVWFAFAGAAAAVVVVYLLGTAGRSASSPVKLALAGVVVTMLLDAWTTLVLVFNQRTLDEVRFWLAGSLAGRDGVVLTHVAPLLLAGLVAALLVARQLNALSLGEQVASALGQRTARVRTMGGVVVVVLAGAAVAAAGPIGFVGLAVPHIARAVTGPDYRWILAYGLLLGPLLLLGADIVGRVVARPSEIQVGIVTALAGAPFLIYLVRRRRLASV from the coding sequence GTGACACGTGCGCCGGCCGGGGCGGTCCCCCGCGCCCGGGTGCGCGGGGGACCGCCCCCCGGTCGACGGCGAGCGGCCGGCCTGGCCGGCGCCGGATGTGCGCTGGTACTGGTCTGCTTCGCCAGCCTCTGGGTCGGTTCGGTCCCGATCGCGCCCGGCACGGCGTTCGACGCGGTTTTCGCGTTCGACGGTTCCGAGGAGCACGTCATCGTGCGCGACATGCGGCTGCCGAGGACGGTCGTCGGCCTCGGTGTGGGTGCGGCGCTGGGCGTCGCGGGTGGCCTCATGCAGGCGATCGCTCGCAATCCGCTCGCGGAGCCCGGAATCCTCGGCATCAACGCGGGGGCGGCCTTCGGCATCGTCAGCGCCGTCTATCTGCTGGGGGTGGTCGGGCCGGCCGGGTACGTGTGGTTCGCGTTCGCCGGGGCGGCCGCCGCGGTGGTCGTCGTCTACCTGCTGGGTACCGCGGGCCGCTCCGCGTCGTCGCCGGTCAAGTTGGCGCTCGCGGGCGTGGTGGTCACCATGCTGCTCGACGCGTGGACCACGCTCGTGCTGGTGTTCAACCAGCGCACGCTGGACGAGGTGCGCTTCTGGCTCGCCGGCTCGCTGGCGGGGCGTGACGGTGTGGTGCTCACGCACGTCGCGCCCCTGTTACTGGCCGGCCTCGTCGCCGCCCTGCTTGTGGCGCGCCAGCTCAACGCGTTGAGTCTCGGTGAGCAGGTGGCCTCGGCGCTGGGACAGCGCACGGCGCGGGTGCGGACCATGGGCGGCGTCGTTGTCGTGGTTCTCGCCGGCGCCGCTGTGGCCGCGGCCGGGCCGATCGGTTTCGTGGGGCTCGCTGTGCCGCACATCGCACGCGCGGTAACCGGCCCGGACTACCGCTGGATCCTCGCCTACGGCCTGCTGCTCGGACCGCTCCTGTTGCTCGGCGCCGACATCGTCGGCCGCGTCGTCGCCCGGCCGTCCGAGATCCAGGTCGGCATCGTCACCGCGCTCGCCGGAGCGCCCTTCCTCATCTACCTTGTCCGCCGCAGGAGACTGGCGAGCGTATGA
- a CDS encoding ABC transporter substrate-binding protein, whose amino-acid sequence MRRWLVMFLAVLLPATACASEGGVDQGETRTVQHALGETEIPVDPERVVTLWASTLSATIALDEEPVGYAFNDEPTEGIDVPEGYDVGQLDYLGDSQELDLERIAGANPDLILATDLHEDAYDQLSEIAPTVALEWSGSGAWKEHLTDVAEVLNAEDKADEVVDDYNERVAEVADAIGDPGGIEVSVVRFHAEELRLEVRNSFTGRIVDDVGLARPEVQDVEEEGSGYLPISLERLPDADGDAMFAFTIADSDTEQPDLLKQARGNPLWEDLDVVSDDEVYPVDYTTWISTNYIGAHAVLDDLEEALG is encoded by the coding sequence ATGCGCCGATGGCTCGTCATGTTTCTTGCGGTGCTGCTCCCTGCCACGGCCTGCGCCAGCGAAGGCGGCGTGGACCAGGGGGAGACACGTACCGTCCAGCACGCCCTGGGGGAAACGGAGATCCCCGTTGACCCCGAGCGCGTGGTAACGCTGTGGGCGTCGACGCTCTCCGCGACGATCGCGCTGGATGAGGAGCCCGTGGGATACGCGTTCAACGACGAGCCCACCGAGGGCATCGACGTTCCCGAAGGCTACGACGTCGGGCAGCTGGATTACCTGGGCGACTCGCAGGAGCTGGACCTGGAGCGGATCGCGGGAGCCAACCCCGATCTCATCCTGGCCACCGACCTCCACGAGGACGCGTACGACCAGTTGTCCGAGATCGCCCCGACCGTGGCGTTGGAGTGGTCGGGCAGTGGCGCGTGGAAGGAGCACCTCACCGACGTGGCCGAGGTGCTGAACGCCGAGGACAAGGCCGACGAGGTCGTCGACGACTACAACGAGCGGGTCGCGGAGGTCGCCGACGCGATCGGTGATCCGGGCGGCATCGAGGTCTCGGTCGTGCGTTTCCACGCTGAGGAGCTGCGCCTTGAGGTGCGCAACTCGTTCACGGGCCGGATCGTCGACGACGTCGGACTGGCTCGCCCCGAGGTCCAGGACGTCGAGGAGGAGGGGTCCGGATACCTCCCGATCAGCCTGGAACGTCTTCCGGACGCCGACGGCGACGCGATGTTCGCGTTCACCATCGCCGACAGCGACACGGAGCAACCCGATCTCCTCAAGCAGGCGCGGGGGAACCCGCTCTGGGAGGACCTTGATGTCGTCAGCGACGATGAGGTCTATCCGGTCGACTACACGACGTGGATCTCCACCAACTACATCGGCGCCCATGCCGTCCTCGACGACCTTGAGGAGGCGCTGGGGTGA
- a CDS encoding ABC transporter substrate-binding protein yields MAVASSCSQFCAAIALACVCALAGCGPPAPEQSAGEDAITRTNCGTEVAVDSPPERVYAAYQPAIEIAHALGISDRLVGTAFLDAEVLPEYADAQAETDYVPSLPSREGLLQTEPDFVLSGFNGFFAEDSADRSVGTRASLRDLGVQSWILSPLCPSEDGLTDRAIDPASVKVDSVYQDLRDLGALFGAEDDAERVIRDMRERIAAVEDKVDGAERPSVAIVSPGDDGGYRVAGGVDFGTRIIEHAGGTNAFADLTEERNLDIGVEELIERDPDVILTSSCCDAGMTEEDARSDVREIESDPALAGVTAVAEGDVHPFLFANRSAGVRAAHSIELVASRIHPDLVER; encoded by the coding sequence ATGGCTGTCGCATCATCATGTTCCCAGTTCTGTGCCGCGATTGCGCTGGCGTGCGTCTGCGCGCTCGCCGGGTGCGGCCCTCCCGCCCCCGAGCAATCGGCGGGAGAGGACGCCATCACGCGGACCAACTGCGGCACCGAGGTCGCCGTGGACTCGCCGCCCGAGCGGGTCTACGCCGCCTATCAGCCCGCCATCGAGATCGCCCACGCCCTCGGCATCAGTGACCGGTTGGTCGGCACGGCGTTCCTGGACGCCGAGGTGCTGCCCGAGTACGCGGACGCGCAGGCCGAGACGGACTATGTCCCCAGCCTCCCGAGCAGGGAAGGGTTGCTGCAGACCGAACCCGACTTCGTGCTCTCCGGCTTCAACGGGTTCTTCGCCGAGGACAGCGCGGACCGCTCGGTCGGCACGCGCGCGAGTCTGCGCGACCTCGGCGTGCAGAGTTGGATCCTGAGCCCGCTGTGCCCGAGCGAGGACGGCCTCACCGACCGGGCGATCGACCCGGCATCGGTCAAGGTGGACAGTGTTTACCAGGACCTGCGCGACCTCGGCGCGCTGTTCGGCGCCGAGGACGACGCGGAGCGGGTGATCCGCGACATGCGGGAGCGGATCGCCGCGGTGGAAGACAAGGTGGACGGGGCCGAACGGCCATCCGTGGCGATCGTGTCCCCCGGTGATGACGGCGGCTACCGGGTAGCGGGAGGAGTCGACTTCGGCACCAGGATCATCGAGCACGCGGGCGGCACCAACGCCTTCGCCGACCTGACCGAGGAGCGCAACCTCGATATCGGTGTCGAGGAACTGATCGAACGGGACCCGGACGTGATCCTCACGAGCTCCTGCTGCGACGCCGGCATGACTGAGGAAGATGCCAGGAGCGACGTCAGGGAAATCGAGTCGGATCCGGCTTTGGCCGGCGTCACGGCCGTCGCCGAAGGTGACGTCCACCCCTTCCTGTTCGCCAATCGCTCAGCCGGCGTCCGGGCGGCACACAGCATCGAGCTGGTGGCCTCCCGGATCCACCCGGATCTGGTCGAGCGCTAG
- a CDS encoding ABC transporter ATP-binding protein, giving the protein MNSTSRLNTESLDLAYTGTDLIVSDLSLRVADGQITALCGPNACGKSTLLRALARLLKPRRGAVRLDGQEIAALPTKEVATKLGLLPQSPSEPEGITVEDLVARGRFPHQRLFRQWGDEDENALESALAMTHTEVLRNRPVDELSGGQRQRAWIAMALAQETDILLLDEPTTYLDLAHRVDVLELLAELNESRSRTIVMVLHELNEACRYAHRIVAMREGRIQAEGPPSEVVTAELVRTVFDLDTVVIPDPVTSTPLVIPEGGQFRRGPRA; this is encoded by the coding sequence ATGAACTCGACCAGCCGGCTCAACACCGAGTCACTCGACCTCGCCTACACGGGGACGGACCTCATCGTCTCTGATCTGTCCCTGCGGGTCGCCGACGGGCAGATCACCGCTCTGTGCGGTCCGAACGCGTGCGGGAAATCCACGCTGCTGCGCGCGCTCGCCCGATTGCTCAAACCGCGTCGCGGGGCGGTTCGTCTCGACGGACAGGAGATCGCGGCGCTGCCGACCAAGGAGGTCGCGACCAAGCTGGGACTCCTGCCGCAGTCGCCGTCGGAGCCGGAAGGGATCACGGTCGAGGACCTTGTGGCCCGGGGACGCTTTCCGCATCAGCGGCTCTTCCGGCAGTGGGGTGACGAGGACGAGAACGCGCTCGAGTCCGCGCTGGCCATGACCCACACGGAAGTTCTGCGAAACCGTCCCGTGGACGAGCTCTCCGGAGGGCAGCGCCAGCGAGCATGGATCGCCATGGCCCTCGCTCAGGAGACCGACATCCTGTTGCTCGACGAACCGACGACCTATCTTGATCTCGCGCATCGTGTGGATGTGCTCGAACTGCTCGCCGAGCTGAACGAGTCCCGTTCCCGGACCATCGTCATGGTTCTGCATGAGCTCAACGAAGCGTGCCGCTACGCCCATCGCATAGTCGCGATGCGCGAGGGCCGTATCCAGGCCGAAGGGCCCCCGTCCGAAGTAGTGACCGCCGAGCTCGTCCGGACGGTCTTCGACCTGGACACGGTGGTCATCCCCGACCCGGTCACCTCGACTCCCCTCGTCATCCCGGAGGGCGGGCAGTTCCGCAGGGGCCCCCGGGCCTAG
- a CDS encoding FecCD family ABC transporter permease: MAGIGVPSESGHAPSRGPRAGTSAGLLASKLGKTSGLVVASALLAAACALSILIGNHVLSAADAVSSLTTAAGGETDRIVRHVRVPRTVTGLLAGIGLGIAGAVMQGLTRNPLAGPGILGINAGAALAVVLAMAVLDLTAVRGHLWFAFAGAGLSAVFVYTLGSRGAGGATPVKLALAGAAFTAMVGSLTTAVTLLDASTLNDFRFWAVGSLTRANAGDLFAVAPVMVAGVCLAAGVSRNLNMIALGEDMARSLGARLITTRVWAAVSVVLLAGAATAIGGPIGFVGLVVPHIARALTGPDYRWIMPWCVLLAPTVLLLADVLGRTLIQPEQLQVGIVMGLVGAPFFLYLVRNRKVARL; this comes from the coding sequence GTGGCGGGCATCGGTGTCCCTTCGGAGTCCGGGCACGCGCCGAGCCGGGGCCCGCGCGCCGGGACCAGCGCTGGCCTGCTCGCCAGCAAACTCGGCAAGACGTCGGGGCTGGTCGTCGCGAGTGCTCTGCTGGCCGCCGCGTGCGCTCTGTCGATACTCATCGGCAACCATGTCCTGTCAGCCGCCGATGCGGTTTCGTCCCTGACCACGGCCGCGGGCGGCGAAACCGACCGGATCGTGCGGCACGTGCGCGTGCCGAGAACCGTCACCGGGCTGCTCGCCGGGATCGGACTCGGCATCGCGGGTGCGGTCATGCAGGGGCTGACCCGCAATCCGCTGGCGGGGCCGGGAATCCTCGGCATCAATGCCGGGGCGGCGCTCGCGGTGGTGTTGGCCATGGCCGTGCTCGACCTGACCGCCGTGCGCGGCCACCTGTGGTTCGCGTTCGCCGGAGCCGGGCTGTCGGCGGTATTCGTCTACACCCTGGGGTCGCGCGGCGCGGGCGGCGCGACGCCCGTGAAGCTCGCGTTGGCCGGAGCGGCGTTCACCGCCATGGTCGGTTCCCTGACCACCGCCGTCACCCTCCTCGACGCCTCCACACTCAACGACTTCCGGTTCTGGGCTGTCGGCTCGCTTACCCGAGCGAACGCCGGTGACCTGTTCGCCGTCGCTCCCGTCATGGTGGCGGGCGTCTGCCTTGCAGCGGGGGTCAGCCGCAACCTCAACATGATCGCCCTCGGCGAGGACATGGCCCGCAGTCTCGGCGCACGGCTGATCACCACCCGGGTATGGGCCGCGGTCTCGGTTGTCCTGCTGGCCGGAGCCGCGACGGCGATCGGGGGACCGATCGGGTTTGTGGGCCTCGTCGTACCGCACATCGCGCGAGCGCTGACCGGGCCGGACTACCGGTGGATCATGCCGTGGTGCGTGCTGCTGGCGCCGACCGTGCTGCTGCTGGCCGACGTGCTCGGCAGAACGCTGATCCAGCCCGAACAGCTCCAGGTGGGTATCGTCATGGGGCTCGTCGGCGCTCCCTTCTTCCTCTACCTGGTCCGAAACCGGAAAGTGGCGCGGCTGTGA
- a CDS encoding FecCD family ABC transporter permease, whose translation MIPGSGDVLLLRTPGAAVVFRLDLRSTALSVLAWLLAGGAAALSLTLGQFDIGFPNVLRVLTGGGTLIEYDVVVGNRLPRVLTGLGVGAAFALSGAILQRIATNPLVSPDVIGVNSGAAFGALTVLTVFGGTGPHTVAGALAGGLLTAAAIFGLSAKRGLSGYRLVLVGIGIAAMLTSAISFLLTRADYHRVMAAAAWLTGSLANRSGLHVAVIGTTLAVAVPALVVLARQVRVLELGDDLARVLSGHAGSSRLALVTVAVVLAAMATAAAGPIGFVALVAPQIVRRLLPGRGAVLAPAAALGALLVVASDLAARLLFAPAELPVGVLTGVLGAPVLLYLLARANRIGHTG comes from the coding sequence GTGATCCCCGGCAGCGGGGACGTGCTGCTCCTCCGTACTCCGGGGGCCGCGGTCGTGTTCCGGCTGGACCTCCGGTCGACCGCCCTGTCGGTGCTCGCCTGGCTGCTCGCCGGCGGGGCGGCCGCACTGTCACTGACCCTGGGCCAGTTCGACATCGGATTCCCCAACGTCCTACGGGTGCTGACCGGGGGCGGCACGCTCATCGAGTACGACGTGGTCGTAGGGAACCGGCTGCCCCGCGTGCTCACCGGGCTCGGGGTCGGTGCGGCCTTCGCGCTCTCGGGGGCGATCCTGCAACGGATCGCGACCAACCCCCTCGTCAGCCCGGACGTCATCGGCGTGAACTCCGGAGCCGCGTTCGGCGCCCTGACGGTACTGACCGTATTCGGCGGCACGGGACCGCACACCGTCGCCGGCGCGCTCGCGGGGGGACTGCTGACCGCGGCGGCGATCTTCGGCCTGTCGGCCAAGCGCGGGTTGAGCGGTTACCGGCTCGTGTTGGTCGGTATCGGAATCGCGGCCATGCTGACCTCGGCTATCTCCTTCCTGCTGACCCGGGCGGACTACCACCGCGTAATGGCCGCGGCCGCATGGCTGACCGGCAGCCTCGCGAACCGCAGCGGCCTCCATGTCGCGGTCATCGGCACCACCCTCGCGGTGGCCGTGCCCGCCCTGGTCGTGCTGGCACGCCAGGTGCGGGTGCTGGAGCTCGGTGATGATCTGGCCAGGGTGCTGTCCGGGCACGCGGGCAGCAGCAGGCTCGCCCTGGTAACAGTCGCGGTGGTGCTCGCCGCGATGGCGACGGCGGCGGCCGGCCCCATCGGGTTCGTCGCGCTCGTGGCGCCCCAGATCGTCCGCAGGCTACTCCCCGGCCGCGGGGCCGTTCTCGCGCCCGCCGCGGCGCTTGGTGCCCTGCTCGTGGTCGCCTCCGACCTCGCCGCCCGGCTGTTGTTCGCCCCGGCGGAACTGCCCGTCGGGGTGCTGACCGGCGTTCTTGGAGCGCCGGTCCTGCTGTACCTCCTCGCCCGCGCCAACCGGATCGGACACACAGGATGA